GGATTTACAATGCGCGTTAACGTCGCAGCAATTAGTTGTCTCTTTATGGGACACCCTCGGCAAACGTCGCCCATCATTGTCTGCCGCTTGCATCGCAAGTATATTTTTGGGCACCTCGATTGATTCCCTCGAGACCGAAGGTCGGCAAGGCACAGGGCATTTCGTCCGCGGGTCCGCCGCTATTCAGCAATGTTTCGAGGTGCCCGTGTTCTTAACTAACATTTTGCAATCAGAGGAGAAACCCGCATGTCTACGCTGAAGAAGCCAGACCTGAGCGATCCCGTTCTGCGTGCCAAACTGGCCAAGGGGATGGGTCACAACTACTACGGCGAGCCTGCCTGGCCGAACGACCTGCTGTATGTCTTTCCGATCGTAATCATGGGTACGATCGGCCTTGTGGTTGGTCTGTCAGTAATCGACCCTGCGATGATTGGCGAGCCGTCCGATCCGTTCGCAACCCCCCTAGAGATTCTGCCCGAGTGGTATCTCTACCCGACGTTCCAACTGCTTCGCATCCTGCCGAATAAGCTGCTGGGCATTGCTGGCATGGCAGCGGTTCCATTAGGGTTGATGTTGATACCGTTTATTGAAAGCGTCAACAAGTTCCAGAATCCGTTCCGCCGCCCGGTAGCAATGTTCGCGTTCCTGTTCGGAACCGTCGTAACGCTGTGGCTTGGGGCCGGAGCAACGTTCCCGTTGGATAAGTCGCTGACATTGGGCTTGTTCTAAATCCGGTAAGTTAAAACCGGTACGGTAAATAAGATAAACTCCCCGAGCGCAGTCCGTCCGTTGCCCAGGTGGTTTCTAAAAAGCAACGCTAAGGGGCAGACACGGTCTGCCCCTTAGCGTTTCGAAAAAGGAGTCCCTGCAGATGGGGGAACAGTTTAGGCAGGGATTTCCGGCGAACCTACGGTCGAGCAACCAACCCCTGCTTGCAGCTCTCCCGGGAGGGGATAGGCTCAATACCCCCTAAAACGGCAACTACACATGGCGCGATCCCCAGCAGCGCGAGAGTCCCATTCGCTCGAGCAAGGCCGTCGCCCACCTCTTCGTACCGGCAAATCCGTGCAAATTCTTAAGTCTGCTCGGCAAGCATTGCCAGCCAGTGTTTTTTTTCGCTATTCAATTAGCGTGGGTCCGTTTACTCCCGAGAAATTTACCTGTCTGCATGCTAGCTACCAGTAGCGTCGCGACTTCATCAGAATTTAACAGCACGCCTGCAGCTGGAGCGGTTACACCAGGGAGCGGGTGCGGCAAATGCCCTTATCCGCCCTCGGCCCGGAGTTTAGCAGCCGGTGCGCACCAAGCGTCCGTCAGCCCTCTGCGACCCTAACATCCCGCGCACAACATCACGCGAATACACTGCGAGAGTCATGACCGAATTTCCCTGGCTGACAGTCATTATCTTATTCCCGATTCTGGCATCGTTGGCGATTCCCTTCTTCAACGACAAGCAGGGCGAGATCGTCCGCTGGTACGCGCTCTGCGTCGGATTGATAAATTTCGTACTCATCATTGCGGCTTTCTACTTAGGTTATGACCTCACCAACCCCGAACTGCAGCTAGTCGAAAGTTATTCCTGGGTACCAGAGTTGGACCTTAACTGGTCCGTTGGCGCAGACGGTCTGTCGATGCCGCTGATCGTCCTCACCGGATTTATCACTACGCTGGCAATCCTGGCAGGCTGGCCGGTGACGATGAAGCCCCAGTTGTTTTACTTTCTGATGTTGCTGATGTACGGCGGCCAAATTGCGGTATTTGCCGTCCAGGACATGTTGCTGTTTTTCCTGGTATGGGAGCTAGAGCTAATTCCGGTATACTTACTGCTCTCGATTTGGGGGGGCAAGAAGCGTCTGTACGCAGCAACGAAATTCATTCTTTACACCGCTGGTGGCTCGCTGTTCATCTTGGTGGCAGCGTTGACCATGGCCTTTTACGGCGACACGGTCACGTTCGACATGCGATCGCTGGCGGCTAAGGACTACGCGCTGGGTTTCCAGTTGTTGGTGTATGTGGCATTTTTCATTGCCTATGCCGTGAAGCTACCGGTGTTCCCGCTACATACTTGGCTGCCAGACGCTCACGGTGAAGCCACCGCACCCGTGCATATGTTGCTGGCTGGCATCCTGCTGAAGATGGGTGGTTACGCATTGATACGCATGAATGTCGGGATGCTGCCGGACGCCCACGTCTATTTCGCACCCGTCTTGGTTGTTTTAGGTGTCGTCAATATTATTTACGCGGCGCTGACCTCTTTCGCCCAGCGCAACCTCAAACGCAAGATCGCTTACTCGTCAATTTCGCACATGGGCTTCGTGTTAATTGGTATGGCGTCGTTCACCAACCTCGGGTTGAATGGAGCGATCCTGCAGATGGTCTCCCACGGCTTAATCGGCGCGAGCTTATTCTTCCTGGTGGGAGCAACTTACGATCGCACTCATACCCTGATGCTGGATGAAATGGGGGGTGTCGGTCAGCGGATGAAAAAGATGTTCGCCATGTGGACGACCTGCTCGCTAGCATCGTTAGCGCTACCCGGTATGAGCGGTTTCGTCGCCGAGTTAATGGTGTTTGTGGGTTTTGCCACGAGCGACGCCTATAGCACCACTTTCCGCTCGATCGTCGTTATCCTAGCCGCAATTGGCATTATTTTGACGCCGATCTACTTGCTCTCAATGTTGCGCGAGATCTTCTACGGCGAAGAGAATAAGAAGTTAACCGCTCACGAGGTTTTGGTGGATGCCGAGCCGCGCGAGATCTTCATCATTGCCTGTTTACTCGTGCCAATTATCGGGATCGGGCTTTATCCAAAAATCCTGACCCAGATATACGATTCGACGGCGATCGCTTACACCGATCGGCTGCGCGAGTCAGTGCCGACGCTTTCGGGTACAACGGATGTGGCACAAGTGCTGCTGCGTGCTCCGACAATCTGGCAGGAGTAGCACCCTAGCCCCTGACGAAATCGTTTGGAACGACGACTGGGCGATCGCCCTCACCTTTGAACTGGAACAAAAATGACTTGGATCCTTTAACTATGCGATCCAAGTCATTGTTATTAGTAACTACCTCGTTTTTTGTGACTATTTCCATGCCATTACACAAGGTGCAGTCCCGACATTCAAGTCATGAATGGGGCGTACTAGGCATCGCGACCGACCGATGCGGTTGAAAGGATAATTACTTATGGCGTCCTGCTTGGACAGGGTCGCGTTAGATGCAGACCAAGGGTATTTATACTTGAAGGTTTGCAAATAAATGTAACTCAATTACCTGGGGGTGCACTTTGTATGTCTAGATCGTGAAAGACAGATCGGGTGATGGGGCTCACACTAGTAGACCGCTTTCCGATCGCACCAACTGCTGTAAGGAGTTGCAGCAGTATACAAAGATTTAGTCGAGCTGATTTTATGGCGATCGCCCGCGACTTGATTGGTTTGGGTATCGGAGTTTTAGTTAGTTCGGCACTTGGGTGGTCGGCTACTATGCCTGCTGGCGCTCAACTGTCACCCCCTCCGGAGGAAACGTTACCGCTCCGGATCGACATCGAGTCAACTGCATCAGACACGCAAGAACGCGCAGATAGGTTGCTGCGCGCTGCGATGGAGTTTGTAAGCAACCAGCAGACTTTACGCTTTGAAGCCGAGATTACCTACGACAACGTTTTTTCGACCGGTGAGAAAGCCCAATACACCGCCTATCAGGAAACAACGCTGCAACGCCCGAATCTCCTGCGCACCGATTACTCCGGCAATTTACGCGCGACGCGTTTTTTCTATGATGGTAGGTCTGCCACATTACAAGATACCGATCGGCAATTTTATGCCACATCGCCTGCTCCGCCAACGGTCGACGAAACGATCGTGGCGTTGAGAGAGCGATTCAACGTCCGTCTGCCACTGTCGAACCTCTTGTCAAGCGATCCCTATGCCCTGATCGCCCCCCAAATTGAAAGCAGTCGGTATCTGGGCTTGAGCGTCGTGAACGGCTTGCCGTGCCACAGTTTGCTATTTGTCGGAAAGGATGTCAACTTCCAGATTTGGATTGTTGCAGATGGCGATCCTGTCCCCCAAAAGCTTGTCATTAACTATAAGAACTTGCCAGGTTCCCCTCAGTACTCGGCTTTGTTTGTGAATTGGGACTTCTCGCCAGCGATCGCCCCCGACACCTTCGCGTTCGTCGCTCCAGAAGGAGTTGGCCGCGTCCGCTTCATTCCGTCTACAGACGATCTTCCCTAGTTCATCCTATTCTCGTAACCTAACCTGCCATGCTCGCGAACAAATCCCTTAAATTTTCCATTCTTGCTCTCGCAATCGGCACCCTGATGTTCCCTGCTGAGTTGGCACTCGCACGACAGGGCGAGGGTAGGGGCGGTGGCGATTGGGGTGCGGTTGCCCAACGTGAGCGTAGAGGGTCTCGAGGGGGCGATCGACCCTCCAGATCTGGAAGTGCGCGCGCGGGGCGTTCGTCTGGAGGCCAACGCGAGCGCAGAAGCAGTCACCGACATTCGGGTAGCTTCGATCGCGACTTGAAAGATCGCGGTAATGTCAACAGGGGCGATCGCCGGACCGATAGCCGTCCTAATGCTGGGGACCGCGAGCGGCAGCAAAACCGCAGCGAGAACCGCCAGAAGCTTAGCGATTCTCAACGCCGCGAGCTGGAGAACCGGCGCGATCGGGCTCGTGATGACCAGCGCTCGGATATCGAGGACCGACGCAGGGACCTTGAAAACCAGCGCGACCAAGCTCGAGATGACCGGCGCTCGGATATCGAGGACCGACGCAGGGACATTGAAAATCGGCGCGACCAAGCTTGGGATGACCGGCGCTCGGACATTGAGGACTTACGTAGGGACATCGATCGCGACATCGATATCGATATCGATCGCGATATTGATTTTGACAGAGACCGATGGCGCGGCGGCGGTTGGTACGGCGGCGGCTATTACGTACCTCCCGGTTGGGGCTGGGGAGCAGCAGCGCTGACGGCGGGTTTGGTTATCGGATCGGCAGTGAGTTCGGCTCCGCCCTATTACGAAACTGTTTACGTCGGTTCGACCCCGTATATTTACTCCGACGGTATCTACTTCGAACCGAGCAGCAACGACGATTACATAGTGGTCGCCCCACCAACGGGCGCAACCGTGCCGTATTTGCCCGACGGTTGTGAAGGGTTTTTCCTAGAGGAAGACCAGTTCTACGACTGCAGCGGCATTTACTACCAGCCCGTTCTGCTCGACGGTAGTTCGGCGTACGTAGTCATCGAATTGTAAGTTTACGATACGTCCTCGTTTTCCGATGAACAACTATTCTCCTCGCACAACAGGTTTTGCAATTCTGGCTGCCAAGTTGGCTGGCGCCATCTCGGTTTCGACGATCGCCTTCGGCACAATTGCGAGTTCAGATGCTGTTGCAGGGACTTATAGCGGGCGTTGCTACCATTCCGGTTCCAGCGACTTTAAAGGGTGCGATATTACCATCGAGTCGGAGCTAACGCTGAGTTTCGGCAAAGAAGAGTTCCAAGACGAAAATGCGGCGATCGCGGAGGGCTCGATTTCAAGAATTGCGACCGAAGATGCTAGCAATCCAGTGCCGGTCATTAGAACGCCCTTGAACAAAACCCGGCAGCAATACTTACTAACTCTAGGCGCTGAGAAGCAAGTGGCCGTGCGCGTCAATCTCGAGGACGCCCCTCAGTTCCAGCAAGAGCTGACGCAGTTCTCGGGCCAATACGTAAATTTTCCTGTGCCCCCGTCGGGTCCTTAC
The sequence above is a segment of the Rubidibacter lacunae KORDI 51-2 genome. Coding sequences within it:
- the petD gene encoding cytochrome b6-f complex subunit IV, yielding MSTLKKPDLSDPVLRAKLAKGMGHNYYGEPAWPNDLLYVFPIVIMGTIGLVVGLSVIDPAMIGEPSDPFATPLEILPEWYLYPTFQLLRILPNKLLGIAGMAAVPLGLMLIPFIESVNKFQNPFRRPVAMFAFLFGTVVTLWLGAGATFPLDKSLTLGLF
- a CDS encoding DUF2092 domain-containing protein, giving the protein MAIARDLIGLGIGVLVSSALGWSATMPAGAQLSPPPEETLPLRIDIESTASDTQERADRLLRAAMEFVSNQQTLRFEAEITYDNVFSTGEKAQYTAYQETTLQRPNLLRTDYSGNLRATRFFYDGRSATLQDTDRQFYATSPAPPTVDETIVALRERFNVRLPLSNLLSSDPYALIAPQIESSRYLGLSVVNGLPCHSLLFVGKDVNFQIWIVADGDPVPQKLVINYKNLPGSPQYSALFVNWDFSPAIAPDTFAFVAPEGVGRVRFIPSTDDLP
- a CDS encoding DUF6515 family protein; the protein is MKDRGNVNRGDRRTDSRPNAGDRERQQNRSENRQKLSDSQRRELENRRDRARDDQRSDIEDRRRDLENQRDQARDDRRSDIEDRRRDIENRRDQAWDDRRSDIEDLRRDIDRDIDIDIDRDIDFDRDRWRGGGWYGGGYYVPPGWGWGAAALTAGLVIGSAVSSAPPYYETVYVGSTPYIYSDGIYFEPSSNDDYIVVAPPTGATVPYLPDGCEGFFLEEDQFYDCSGIYYQPVLLDGSSAYVVIEL
- the ndhD1 gene encoding photosynthetic/respiratory NAD(P)H-quinone oxidoreductase subunit D1 — its product is MTEFPWLTVIILFPILASLAIPFFNDKQGEIVRWYALCVGLINFVLIIAAFYLGYDLTNPELQLVESYSWVPELDLNWSVGADGLSMPLIVLTGFITTLAILAGWPVTMKPQLFYFLMLLMYGGQIAVFAVQDMLLFFLVWELELIPVYLLLSIWGGKKRLYAATKFILYTAGGSLFILVAALTMAFYGDTVTFDMRSLAAKDYALGFQLLVYVAFFIAYAVKLPVFPLHTWLPDAHGEATAPVHMLLAGILLKMGGYALIRMNVGMLPDAHVYFAPVLVVLGVVNIIYAALTSFAQRNLKRKIAYSSISHMGFVLIGMASFTNLGLNGAILQMVSHGLIGASLFFLVGATYDRTHTLMLDEMGGVGQRMKKMFAMWTTCSLASLALPGMSGFVAELMVFVGFATSDAYSTTFRSIVVILAAIGIILTPIYLLSMLREIFYGEENKKLTAHEVLVDAEPREIFIIACLLVPIIGIGLYPKILTQIYDSTAIAYTDRLRESVPTLSGTTDVAQVLLRAPTIWQE